The genomic interval CAGTTACGTGCTCTGGGGGTGGAAGGAGAGGGTCCCTTTTTCTTTCGCGGCAATGCCCAGGCCCTCTGGCAAGTCCTGGAAGCTGTAAAGCCCCTGCCCCTTAAAAAGGTGGCCAAAGCGGAAGCGGACCTTTTGGAAATATTTTTAAAGGTGGTGGGCCATGCTTGACCTTTTCCTGGCGGAGTTTTGGCGAAACCTCCTATCCCTGCGCCGCTACCCCCTGGAGCTCCTGGGGGCGGTGGTTACCTTAAGCGTCATTTTCTACCTTCTCTTCCTGGGAGCCCGCTTTCTCGCCGGACCGGGAGCAGAGTTCGGGGGCCGGTTGGAGGCGGTCCTGGTGGGATACCTGCTTTGGACCTTCGCCCTGTTTGCCTATAACAGCCTTTCCTTTGGCCTCATGGAGGAGGCGCAAACAGGAACCTTGGAGCAGGTCTTCCTTTCCCCCTACGGGCCGATTCCTCTCTTTTTGGTGCGGAACCTTTCCGGGCTCCTCACCCAGGGGCTTTTGGTTTTTCTCATCGCCATGGTGCTCACCACCCTCACTG from Thermus neutrinimicus carries:
- a CDS encoding ABC transporter permease, with protein sequence MLDLFLAEFWRNLLSLRRYPLELLGAVVTLSVIFYLLFLGARFLAGPGAEFGGRLEAVLVGYLLWTFALFAYNSLSFGLMEEAQTGTLEQVFLSPYGPIPLFLVRNLSGLLTQGLLVFLIAMVLTTLTGARLSFHPGVVLPFLAVLLGGYGLGFAMGSLALLYKRINQLLGLSQFLLLFLLQAPGTGPFLLLPMAPGASLARGMLAQGAPLDPWGLLVAFLNAFLYLGLGLFLFGRAVHRAKKQGLLHGH